A single genomic interval of Octopus bimaculoides isolate UCB-OBI-ISO-001 chromosome 10, ASM119413v2, whole genome shotgun sequence harbors:
- the LOC106879652 gene encoding ubiquitin carboxyl-terminal hydrolase 14: MPTYKVHVKWGKEKFNDIECDADETPIQFKAQLFALTGVQPSRQKVLTKGVILKDEDWGNVKLKDGITFLMMGSADALPAEPTEKTVFLEDMNEQELATALELPPGLSNLGNTCYMNATLQCLRAIPELKECLKSHPRNRNTTPAGSITRAMQDLFNLMNLESTAISPLFFLNVLQMTFPRFAEKGEQGLFMQQDANECWTEVVRCLQQSLTHSMVDQPSEASEESVASSSKKFIDLFMGGEFEVVMKCSEMTDEDVSKSVEKFYQLSCFIEKEVRYMQAGLKSGLEETITKFSPSLGRDAQYTKSSKISRLPGYLSIQFVRFFYKEKESINAKILKDVKFPLNLDVYDLCTEELQKKLVPTRDKYKIMEDRKAEEQSKAKYDKEYAKTLEARKLKTEAYSFSGDEGSNNSGFYELKAVLTHKGRSSSSGHYVAWIRKKGDEWIMFDDDKVSPILSEDILKLSGGGDWHCAYVLLYGPRPLQLEEM, from the exons tTCATGTGAAATGGggaaaggaaaaattcaatgaCATTGAATGTGATGCTGATGAGACCCCTATCCAGTTCAAAGCTCAGCTGTTTGCCCTCACCGGTGTACAACCAAGTCGGCAGAAAGTACTAACAAAAGGAGTTATCCTCAAG gaTGAAGACTGGGGAAATGTGAAACTGAAAGAT GGGATTACGTTTTTGATGATGGGGTCTGCTGATGCCTTGCCTGCTGAACCAACAGAGAAGACCGTATTTCTTGAAGACATGAATGAACAGGAACTGGCTACAGCA CTGGAACTTCCTCCAGGATTATCAAATCTTGGTAACACTTGTTATATGAACGCCACATTACAATGTCTTCGTGCTATTCCAGAACTTAAGGAGTGCCTGAAGAG tcatCCTCGGAACAGGAACACCACTCCTGCGGGTTCAATAACTCGAG CAATGCAAGACCTGTTCAACCTGATGAATTTAGAATCAACTGCTATTTCACCATTATTTTTCCTGAATGTCTTGCAAATGACTTTTCCGAGATTTGCTGAAAAGGGCGAGCAAGGTCTTTTCATGCAACAG GATGCAAATGAGTGTTGGACTGAAGTAGTACGATGCCTGCAACAAAGTTTAACACACAGTATGGTTGACCAGCCGAGTGAG GCCAGTGAAGAATCTGTGGCGAGTTCTTCCAAAAagtttattgatttgtttatggGTGGTGAATTTGAAGTAGT AATGAAATGTAGTGAAATGACAGATGAAGATGTTTCAAAATCAGTTGAGAAATTTTATCAGCTCAGTTGTTTCATTGAAAAAG AGGTCAGGTATATGCAAGCAGGATTAAAATCT GGTCTTGAAGAAACCATCACAAAATTTTCACCATCTTTAGGCAGAGATGCACAATACACCAAATCA agTAAAATCAGTCGACTACCTGGCTATTTATCAATCCAATTTGTTAGGTTTTTCTACAAAGAAAAGGAATCAATCAATGCAAAAATTCTCAAG GATGTCAAATTCCCATTAAACCTTGATGTCTATGATTTATGTACTGAAGAATTACAGAAAAAATTGGTTCCAACCcgtgataaatataaaataatggaaGATAGAAAAGCAGAAGAACAGAGCAAG GCGAAATATGACAAAGAATACGCTAAAACTCTTGAAGCAAGGAAGTTAAAAACGGAAGCATATTCTTTCTCTGGAG ACGAAGGTTCTAACAACAGTGGCTTCTATGAACTGAAGGCTGTACTAACACACAAAGGTCGTTCAAGTTCCAGTGGACATTATGTAGCTTGGATTCGGAAGAAGGGTG ATGAATGGATTATGTTTGATGATGACAAAGTATCTCCAATTTTATCTGAAGACATTTTGAAATTATCTGGTGGTG GTGATTGGCATTGTGCCTATGTGCTTCTGTATGGTCCACGACCATTGCAACTGGAAGAGATGTAG